One genomic window of Rhizomicrobium sp. includes the following:
- a CDS encoding anthrone oxygenase family protein yields MLAALLGFASVLGAGILAGEEFIIRYGVRAPIATLEPRPQIELRQALIRRMRLVVPAVFVFTLLSGAAAAWLDSRFGFELAVRVAALLALVAFIAITLGGTVPINKAALNWNPVAPPPDWRDRIARWERLDTARTWAALAAFGLFLAAATLR; encoded by the coding sequence ATGCTCGCGGCACTCCTCGGCTTCGCCAGCGTGCTGGGCGCCGGCATCCTGGCCGGCGAGGAGTTCATTATCCGCTATGGCGTTCGCGCGCCGATCGCCACGCTGGAGCCCAGGCCGCAAATCGAATTGCGCCAGGCACTGATCCGCCGGATGCGCTTGGTGGTCCCAGCCGTTTTCGTCTTCACCTTGTTGTCGGGAGCGGCCGCCGCTTGGCTCGATTCCCGTTTCGGCTTCGAATTGGCGGTTCGCGTCGCCGCGCTGCTCGCCCTGGTCGCGTTCATCGCGATCACGCTCGGGGGCACGGTGCCGATCAACAAGGCGGCCTTGAACTGGAATCCGGTCGCGCCGCCGCCCGATTGGCGCGATAGGATCGCGCGCTGGGAACGGCTCGATACGGCGCGGACATGGGCGGCGCTCGCGGCGTTCGGATTGTTCCTGGCGGCGGCGACGCTGCGCTGA
- a CDS encoding N-acetylmuramoyl-L-alanine amidase produces the protein MTLKLVACPSPNHDERPAGAAVDILVLHYTGMKTADEALARLCDPAAKVSAHYTIGRDGRVYAHVPEERRAWHAGVSYWAGETNVNARSIGIELVNPGHEFGYEPFPDPQIAALIDLARGILKRHPIPPHRVLGHSDVAPARKMDPGELFPWPRLAEFGIGLWPSSLSSRAIAGEGRAVSDLSEFGYGIPPHTDVPLESVIAAFQRHFRPSGIDGSWDGECAAVLAGLLARNPPSP, from the coding sequence ATGACTTTGAAACTCGTCGCCTGTCCGTCGCCGAACCATGACGAGCGGCCCGCCGGCGCGGCGGTCGACATTCTCGTGCTGCACTACACCGGCATGAAGACGGCGGACGAGGCGCTGGCGCGGCTCTGCGATCCGGCGGCGAAGGTCTCGGCGCATTACACCATCGGCCGCGACGGCCGCGTCTACGCCCATGTGCCGGAGGAGCGCCGCGCCTGGCACGCCGGCGTGTCGTATTGGGCGGGGGAGACGAACGTCAACGCGCGCTCCATCGGGATCGAGCTCGTCAATCCCGGTCACGAATTCGGCTACGAGCCCTTCCCCGATCCGCAGATCGCCGCCCTGATCGACCTCGCGCGCGGGATATTGAAGCGCCATCCGATTCCGCCGCATCGCGTGCTGGGCCACTCCGATGTGGCGCCGGCGCGCAAGATGGACCCGGGCGAGCTCTTTCCGTGGCCGCGCCTTGCCGAATTCGGCATCGGCCTGTGGCCGTCCTCTCTTTCCTCCCGCGCGATAGCGGGGGAGGGGCGTGCGGTCTCCGACTTGTCGGAATTCGGCTACGGCATCCCTCCGCACACGGATGTTCCATTGGAATCCGTGATCGCCGCCTTCCAGCGCCATTTCCGCCCCTCCGGGATCGACGGGAGCTGGGACGGCGAATGCGCCGCCGTGCTGGCGGGATTGCTTGCTCGGAATCCACCCTCCCCTTGA
- a CDS encoding aspartate/glutamate racemase family protein produces the protein MKTIGMLGGMSWESSAVYYRLLNREAQARVGGVASAKIILHSFDFAEISVAQRTGAWDDANRRMAEAAQGLERAGADFVIMCCNTMHCATDAIEKAIRVPFLHIADPLGAAIDRARMRRVALLGSSHTMERDDILLGRLKGRYGLDVIVPQGDDAAEVSRVVYEELVRGRFLPASRAKYRDIIAGLVARGAEGVILGCTELPLLVMPEDSAVPQFDTTTLHATAAVDLALG, from the coding sequence ATGAAAACCATCGGCATGCTCGGGGGGATGAGCTGGGAATCCTCCGCCGTCTACTACCGGCTCCTCAACCGCGAAGCGCAGGCTCGCGTCGGCGGGGTCGCCTCCGCGAAGATCATCCTGCATTCCTTCGACTTCGCCGAGATCTCCGTCGCGCAGCGGACCGGCGCCTGGGACGACGCCAACCGCCGCATGGCCGAGGCCGCGCAAGGCCTCGAGCGCGCCGGCGCCGACTTCGTCATCATGTGCTGCAACACCATGCATTGCGCGACGGACGCTATCGAGAAAGCGATCCGCGTTCCCTTCCTGCACATCGCCGATCCGCTCGGCGCCGCCATCGATCGCGCCCGCATGCGCCGCGTCGCGCTCCTGGGTTCCAGCCACACGATGGAGCGGGACGATATCCTGCTCGGCCGCCTCAAGGGACGCTACGGCCTCGACGTCATCGTGCCGCAAGGCGACGACGCCGCCGAAGTCAGCCGGGTGGTCTATGAGGAACTCGTGCGCGGCCGGTTCCTTCCGGCCTCGCGCGCCAAGTATCGCGACATCATCGCGGGCCTCGTGGCGCGCGGCGCGGAAGGCGTGATCCTCGGCTGCACCGAGCTGCCGCTGCTCGTCATGCCGGAAGATTCCGCCGTTCCGCAATTCGATACCACCACGCTCCACGCGACGGCGGCGGTCGATCTGGCGCTCGGCTAG
- a CDS encoding DUF1153 domain-containing protein: protein MASIHQLDESRPSPATMAAFDLPEPRTKRWVPRRKAQVVAAVQGGALSLDEACQRYALTVEEFSSWQRAIDKYGLAGLRATHAQEYRIGGR, encoded by the coding sequence ATGGCATCCATCCACCAACTCGACGAAAGCCGCCCCTCGCCCGCCACAATGGCGGCGTTCGACCTGCCGGAGCCGAGGACCAAACGCTGGGTGCCGCGGCGCAAGGCCCAGGTCGTGGCCGCGGTGCAGGGCGGCGCGCTCAGCCTCGACGAGGCCTGCCAGCGCTATGCGCTGACGGTGGAGGAGTTCTCGTCCTGGCAGCGCGCGATCGACAAATACGGCCTCGCCGGCCTGCGCGCGACGCATGCCCAGGAATACCGCATCGGCGGGCGCTAG